From a single Anaerolineae bacterium genomic region:
- a CDS encoding 2-oxoacid:acceptor oxidoreductase family protein, with amino-acid sequence MSQNGSMAEFPYPGIPATSDGSGTVVWVETHITQGACAYPITSSTAMGGGYATAAANGQRNLWGEPLFFLEPESEHSSASVCEGFAVAGGRVTNFTSGQGLILMKEVLYTIAGKRLPCVFHIGARALTSHSLNVHAGHDDVMAVADTGWGIVFARTAQEAGDLALIARRAAEDSQVPFLNVQDGFLTTHTVENVLLPEPELMERFVGRPQDKLINLMDPRTPIQTGVVQNQDSYMKGKIAQRAWYDRVEEKLQAAMDEFYSLTGRRYGLIDTYAMEDAEYAIVGMGSMMETARATVDYLRAEQGLRVGIVHVTAFRPFPGPQLVEALSRVRAFSVIERMDNPMAQSNPLTVEIKAAFADALTGANRYPEITRIPTIYSGSAGLGSRDIRPGDFIAVVKNMMEEGRRYFVLGIKHELALDNSFDPDIRPKGAFSMRGHSVGGYGSVTTNKVIADIVGDMFGLQVQAYPKYGSEKKGLPTTYYLTISQEPIRTHCELKYVEFVPLNDVNAFYTGNPLAGLQKGGMIFVQTSKTDPAAVWASIPEYAKRIIRERQIRVFALDAAKIAEEVASQPDLRVRMQGIVLLGIFLRVTPFAQRAGMSQAEVMAGVEKSLRKYFGKRGEQVIQDNLTAVRRGYEEVFEIPAEVIYGEPVISR; translated from the coding sequence ATGAGCCAAAACGGTTCCATGGCTGAGTTCCCCTATCCAGGCATTCCAGCCACCAGCGATGGGTCCGGCACGGTGGTCTGGGTGGAGACCCACATCACCCAGGGTGCATGCGCTTACCCTATCACCTCCTCTACGGCCATGGGGGGTGGATATGCCACCGCCGCGGCAAATGGCCAACGTAACCTGTGGGGCGAGCCGTTGTTCTTCTTGGAGCCCGAGTCAGAGCATAGCTCCGCCTCAGTGTGTGAAGGGTTTGCAGTGGCCGGCGGCCGTGTTACCAACTTCACCTCTGGGCAGGGGCTGATCCTGATGAAAGAGGTCCTCTATACCATCGCCGGCAAGCGGCTGCCCTGTGTATTCCATATTGGCGCGCGTGCCCTCACCTCCCACTCGCTGAACGTGCATGCCGGCCACGATGACGTGATGGCGGTCGCAGACACCGGGTGGGGCATCGTCTTCGCCCGAACTGCTCAGGAGGCCGGCGATCTGGCCTTGATCGCCCGCCGCGCTGCTGAGGATAGCCAGGTCCCCTTCCTGAACGTGCAGGATGGCTTCTTGACCACCCATACCGTCGAGAACGTCTTGCTGCCAGAGCCAGAGCTGATGGAGCGGTTCGTTGGCCGGCCCCAGGATAAGCTGATCAACCTGATGGACCCGAGAACCCCTATTCAGACCGGCGTCGTCCAGAATCAAGACTCGTACATGAAGGGTAAGATCGCCCAGCGCGCCTGGTATGACCGGGTGGAGGAGAAGCTGCAGGCGGCCATGGATGAATTTTATTCGCTGACCGGACGGCGGTACGGGCTGATCGACACCTACGCAATGGAGGATGCCGAGTATGCTATCGTCGGCATGGGCAGCATGATGGAGACGGCGCGGGCAACAGTGGACTACCTGCGCGCTGAACAGGGCCTCCGGGTCGGTATCGTCCACGTCACTGCCTTCCGTCCCTTCCCTGGTCCGCAACTAGTAGAGGCCCTCAGCCGGGTACGCGCCTTCAGCGTGATCGAACGCATGGACAACCCGATGGCGCAGTCCAACCCGCTGACGGTAGAGATTAAAGCCGCCTTCGCCGACGCCCTCACTGGGGCCAATCGGTATCCGGAGATCACCCGCATACCGACGATCTACTCCGGCTCGGCGGGTCTAGGCAGCCGTGACATCCGGCCGGGCGACTTCATCGCCGTGGTCAAGAATATGATGGAGGAAGGCCGCCGTTATTTCGTGCTGGGGATTAAGCACGAGCTGGCGCTGGACAACTCGTTTGATCCAGACATCCGTCCTAAGGGAGCGTTCTCCATGCGCGGCCATTCCGTAGGCGGCTACGGCTCCGTCACCACCAACAAGGTCATCGCCGATATCGTTGGCGACATGTTCGGGCTTCAGGTACAAGCCTATCCGAAATACGGTTCGGAGAAGAAGGGGTTACCGACCACGTACTACTTGACGATCTCGCAAGAGCCGATTCGCACCCACTGCGAGCTCAAATATGTGGAGTTCGTCCCATTGAACGACGTGAACGCGTTCTACACCGGCAACCCGTTGGCCGGCCTGCAAAAGGGCGGCATGATCTTCGTCCAGACCTCGAAGACCGATCCGGCGGCAGTGTGGGCGAGCATCCCGGAATATGCCAAGCGGATCATCCGCGAGCGTCAGATCCGCGTGTTCGCACTGGACGCTGCCAAGATCGCTGAAGAGGTGGCTTCACAGCCTGACTTGCGCGTGCGCATGCAGGGGATCGTGTTACTGGGCATCTTTCTGAGGGTGACCCCGTTTGCGCAGCGCGCAGGGATGAGCCAAGCGGAGGTGATGGCCGGCGTCGAGAAGTCGCTGCGCAAGTACTTCGGCAAACGCGGTGAACAGGTGATCCAGGACAACTTGACGGCTGTACGCCGTGGCTACGAGGAAGTGTTCGAGATCCCCGCGGAAGTGATCTACGGGGAGCCGGTGATTAGTCGTTAA
- a CDS encoding thiamine pyrophosphate-dependent enzyme, which translates to MGVVTDLDIRTVSTRGNGAYSPDVIDVQDFFDRVLTAYEAGTAEEELEADLGVGRSFVPAGTGALRDFSYIAPEIPRFKAENCVGCMECVTECPDTAILGKVVEPDVLEKSLAEIADESMREDLRQQFARTTKYYTTYERKGQTPGLFTIMIDPTKCKGCAECVAACGEHNALEMIRKQDDTIPIYRKRIEFFRRLPETPQHFISERVLADMMLAEKSLLYVGGAGSCAGCGEATVIRMMLAATGFVYGMENIGIVAATGCNTVYGSTYPYNPYLVSWTNSLFENAPADAMGVRARWDQMGWKEKRLWVIGGDGAMLDIGFQSLSRMLVSGMDIKVLVLDTQVYSNTGGQASSASYTGQNTKMSVHGKVIHGKQEQRKELGLIAMMHPNVFVAQTTAAHINHFYRAIMDANSFPGPAIVNVYTTCQPEHEVADNMSMHQAKLAVDSRAFPIFIYDPRKGDTFKERLSLQGNPAVKEDWYRNPKTGEVIDFIYFARTEGRFAKHFDKDGNPSETLLRAQADRLANWRRLQELAGLR; encoded by the coding sequence ATGGGCGTCGTCACAGATTTAGATATACGAACGGTGAGCACAAGGGGCAACGGTGCCTATAGCCCCGATGTGATTGACGTACAGGATTTCTTCGATCGCGTCCTAACCGCTTATGAAGCGGGTACCGCTGAAGAGGAGCTGGAAGCCGATCTGGGCGTCGGACGTAGCTTCGTGCCAGCCGGCACGGGAGCGTTGCGTGATTTCTCTTACATCGCGCCGGAGATCCCGCGCTTCAAGGCCGAGAACTGCGTGGGGTGTATGGAGTGCGTGACCGAATGCCCGGACACGGCGATCTTGGGCAAGGTGGTTGAGCCAGATGTGCTGGAGAAAAGCCTGGCGGAGATCGCTGATGAGTCGATGCGAGAGGACCTACGACAGCAATTCGCTCGGACTACCAAGTATTACACTACTTACGAGCGTAAGGGCCAGACGCCAGGGCTTTTTACCATCATGATTGATCCGACCAAGTGCAAAGGATGCGCCGAATGCGTCGCCGCCTGTGGGGAGCACAACGCTCTGGAGATGATCCGCAAGCAGGACGACACGATCCCCATTTACCGCAAGCGCATCGAGTTTTTCCGTCGTCTGCCAGAAACCCCGCAGCACTTCATTTCAGAGCGCGTTCTGGCTGACATGATGCTGGCTGAGAAATCGCTCCTTTACGTGGGCGGGGCAGGCTCATGCGCCGGCTGCGGCGAGGCTACTGTGATCCGCATGATGCTGGCGGCCACCGGCTTCGTCTACGGTATGGAGAACATCGGCATTGTGGCGGCCACCGGCTGTAATACCGTCTATGGCTCCACCTATCCGTACAACCCGTACCTGGTGTCATGGACCAATTCGCTGTTCGAGAACGCGCCGGCCGACGCCATGGGCGTGCGCGCCCGTTGGGATCAGATGGGTTGGAAGGAAAAACGGCTGTGGGTGATCGGCGGTGACGGTGCTATGCTCGACATCGGCTTCCAGTCGCTCAGCCGTATGCTGGTCTCTGGCATGGATATCAAGGTCCTGGTGCTGGACACCCAGGTCTACTCCAACACTGGCGGCCAGGCCTCCTCGGCCTCGTACACCGGCCAGAATACCAAGATGTCCGTGCATGGTAAGGTGATCCACGGCAAGCAGGAGCAACGTAAAGAGCTGGGGCTGATCGCCATGATGCATCCCAACGTCTTCGTGGCGCAGACTACGGCAGCGCACATCAATCACTTCTACCGGGCGATTATGGACGCTAACTCATTCCCGGGCCCGGCCATTGTCAACGTCTACACTACCTGTCAGCCAGAGCACGAGGTGGCCGATAACATGTCCATGCACCAAGCCAAACTGGCGGTGGACTCGCGGGCGTTCCCGATCTTCATCTACGATCCTCGTAAGGGCGACACGTTCAAAGAGCGCCTCAGCCTGCAAGGCAATCCGGCGGTCAAAGAGGATTGGTATCGCAACCCGAAGACAGGTGAAGTGATTGACTTCATCTACTTTGCCCGCACCGAGGGGCGTTTCGCCAAGCACTTCGATAAGGACGGCAACCCATCGGAGACGTTGTTGCGAGCCCAAGCAGATCGGCTAGCCAACTGGCGCCGACTACAAGAGTTGGCCGGGTTACGGTGA